Proteins co-encoded in one Candidatus Thiodictyon syntrophicum genomic window:
- a CDS encoding DUF2878 domain-containing protein produces MSRVLLNFVAYQIAWFACVLGGAHQLPWVGVAVTAVAVAIHLVLVPAPGRDALLILTVAAIGALWDGLLVGLGILEYPSGVVLPWLAPVWIIAMWAGFATTLHVSLRWLLGRWRLATLFGALGGPLAYYAGMRLGAVNFPDPVVALAVLAGGWSILMPLACWIAIKLDFDPPGLGDEVATGP; encoded by the coding sequence GTGTCTCGTGTACTGCTGAACTTTGTCGCCTATCAGATTGCCTGGTTCGCCTGCGTCCTCGGGGGCGCCCATCAGCTGCCCTGGGTCGGCGTCGCCGTGACCGCGGTGGCGGTGGCGATTCACCTGGTCCTGGTGCCCGCGCCGGGGCGGGACGCGCTCCTGATCCTGACGGTCGCCGCGATCGGCGCACTGTGGGACGGGCTTCTGGTCGGACTCGGCATACTCGAATACCCATCGGGTGTCGTCCTGCCCTGGCTCGCCCCGGTGTGGATCATCGCCATGTGGGCGGGGTTCGCCACCACGCTGCATGTCTCCCTGCGGTGGCTGCTCGGACGCTGGCGCCTGGCGACCCTGTTCGGGGCCCTGGGCGGGCCGCTCGCCTACTACGCGGGGATGCGGCTCGGGGCGGTGAACTTTCCCGACCCCGTCGTGGCGCTCGCCGTGCTCGCGGGCGGCTGGTCGATCCTGATGCCGCTGGCCTGCTGGATCGCCATCAAGCTGGACTTCGACCCGCCCGGGCTGGGTGATGAGGTCGCGACAGGTCCGTAG
- a CDS encoding IS1380 family transposase encodes MAESTPVQLRFPPIDGLTVRGDFDGGALSSDFGPLILRGVDRQIGLTERLAAAFDDQRHPSYITHPARDLIAQRVYQIACAYEDGNDANALRSDPMFKLALERRPLDRENDLASAPTISRLENAATTKDIYRMAQGYVDQFIASYATPPSIIVIDMDHSEDATHGQQEFSFYNHHYGSHCYLPLFLFEGLSGNFITAALRPGKRPTGAENAMIIRRVLKRLRAAWPQTHIVLRGDGHFSNPELMQLALDDPHADFIFGLSNNKVLARFAQPYLEANRRTHAIRCQNAERLGQSEPVHTRTYHELDYAAGSWPQPFRVVLKAEVMGFDDNPRFVVTSLRLPTPENLYRDLYCARGQDENFIKKMKNDLASDRTSDHSFLANHMRLFFSCGAYVLHQALRTEVLVHTELAQAQPATVIIKLFKIAVRVVQYKDRIRLQLPTHCPVKDLLHRVTELLFLARPPGPLIS; translated from the coding sequence ATGGCAGAGTCTACCCCAGTCCAGTTGCGTTTTCCTCCCATCGACGGCTTGACCGTGCGCGGGGACTTCGATGGCGGAGCGCTGTCGTCGGATTTCGGCCCCCTGATCCTGCGCGGTGTCGACCGCCAGATCGGGCTGACCGAGCGCCTGGCCGCCGCCTTTGACGACCAGCGTCACCCCAGCTACATCACGCATCCAGCGCGTGACCTCATCGCCCAACGCGTGTATCAGATCGCCTGCGCCTATGAGGATGGCAACGACGCCAACGCGCTGCGGAGTGATCCGATGTTCAAGCTCGCACTGGAGCGTCGGCCCCTGGACCGCGAGAACGATCTGGCCAGCGCCCCGACGATCTCACGCCTGGAGAATGCGGCCACCACCAAAGACATCTACCGCATGGCCCAGGGCTACGTCGATCAATTCATCGCCAGTTATGCCACGCCGCCGAGCATCATCGTGATCGACATGGATCACTCTGAGGACGCCACGCACGGTCAGCAGGAGTTCAGTTTCTACAACCACCACTACGGCAGTCATTGCTACCTGCCGTTGTTTCTCTTCGAGGGACTCTCCGGGAACTTCATCACCGCCGCCCTGCGTCCCGGCAAGCGCCCGACGGGGGCCGAAAACGCCATGATCATCCGGCGCGTGCTCAAACGCTTGCGGGCGGCCTGGCCGCAGACCCACATCGTGCTGCGCGGCGATGGGCATTTCTCCAACCCGGAGCTGATGCAGCTGGCGCTTGACGACCCGCACGCCGACTTCATCTTCGGCCTCAGTAATAACAAGGTGTTAGCGCGCTTCGCACAGCCGTATCTGGAGGCCAATCGCCGCACGCATGCCATCCGGTGTCAGAATGCCGAACGCCTGGGCCAGTCGGAGCCGGTGCATACCCGCACCTACCATGAACTGGACTATGCGGCCGGCTCCTGGCCGCAACCCTTCCGGGTCGTGCTCAAGGCCGAGGTCATGGGTTTCGACGACAATCCCCGCTTCGTCGTCACCTCCCTGCGCCTGCCCACCCCGGAGAACCTCTATCGCGATCTCTATTGCGCGCGCGGCCAGGATGAGAATTTCATCAAGAAGATGAAAAACGACTTGGCCAGCGACCGCACCTCCGACCACAGCTTTCTGGCCAATCATATGCGCCTGTTCTTCTCCTGCGGCGCCTATGTGTTGCACCAAGCGCTACGCACCGAGGTCCTGGTCCATACCGAACTGGCCCAGGCCCAGCCCGCCACGGTCATCATCAAATTGTTCAAGATCGCCGTGCGCGTGGTGCAATACAAAGACCGCATCCGCCTCCAGCTGCCGACCCACTGCCCGGTCAAGGATCTGTTGCATCGGGTGACCGAACTCTTGTTCTTGGCCCGGCCGCCGGGACCGCTCATCTCCTGA
- a CDS encoding glycosyltransferase family 2 protein, whose translation MPLISIVTPCYNAERYIQDTIDSVFAQTEGNWEWIITDDRSTDRSVEIISAISDSRVKLITSKMHRGAAASYNTCLTTARGRFVTFIDSDDLWEPEFLRVMSRFLLEKREEAAYCGYRRTDQYLAPLLSDFRATRDVTFRSLLYTNPLSTLSTMYDARRIGKVYFPYDNKREDHAMWLTLMRQVAVCRPVDRVLATYRIHPGSLSRNKWEMLGCQYALYRFFLGFNYLSAAYYTAAWAANGVLKYAR comes from the coding sequence ATGCCACTGATCTCCATCGTTACGCCATGCTACAACGCAGAGCGTTATATCCAGGATACCATTGACTCAGTATTTGCCCAAACCGAGGGAAATTGGGAATGGATCATCACCGATGATCGATCGACGGATCGCTCGGTTGAGATTATCAGCGCGATCAGCGACTCTCGCGTCAAACTTATTACCTCCAAGATGCATCGGGGCGCGGCAGCGTCTTATAACACATGTCTCACTACTGCGCGGGGTCGCTTCGTCACCTTCATCGATAGCGACGACCTGTGGGAACCGGAATTTCTCCGAGTCATGTCGCGATTTTTATTAGAAAAAAGAGAAGAAGCTGCGTACTGCGGTTATCGCCGCACGGACCAGTACCTTGCGCCATTGCTCTCTGACTTCCGGGCAACGCGGGACGTAACGTTCCGCTCGCTTCTTTACACGAACCCGCTTTCCACTTTGAGCACCATGTACGACGCCCGACGAATCGGTAAGGTTTACTTTCCTTATGACAACAAACGCGAAGACCATGCGATGTGGCTCACCTTGATGCGGCAGGTCGCCGTGTGCCGCCCTGTCGATCGCGTCCTTGCGACCTATCGTATCCACCCTGGGAGTCTGTCGCGCAACAAATGGGAGATGCTCGGCTGCCAATACGCACTCTACCGGTTCTTTCTTGGATTTAATTACCTTTCTGCCGCTTATTACACCGCCGCGTGGGCAGCCAACGGGGTGCTGAAGTATGCTCGTTGA
- a CDS encoding transcriptional regulator, XRE family protein, with the protein MNAALDVEKLIPVRQALNSAAPISQIESELDDEQVTPFLNDLLDVIRDDPRHPLYSLVSVVGDLLKAYEIDHEPI; encoded by the coding sequence ATGAACGCGGCGCTCGATGTTGAAAAGCTCATTCCCGTCCGGCAAGCGCTGAACTCGGCTGCCCCTATTTCTCAAATCGAGTCAGAACTTGATGATGAGCAGGTCACGCCTTTCCTCAATGACTTGCTCGATGTCATCCGAGACGATCCCAGGCACCCTCTTTACTCGCTCGTCTCCGTGGTTGGTGATCTCTTGAAGGCGTATGAAATCGATCATGAGCCGATTTAG
- a CDS encoding transposase family protein, which yields MSKPCRRLSRAAIKEQRAHKKQQEQALRQQQRQDGLIPRVPAPLPNRCSAYATLAEEQQAREAAVSGQVRVLRRELPALLAALGQIPEPRNPKKCRHRLTVLLLYGLLMFVFQFASRRAVNRELTHPQFEANLRLLFPELETLPHADTLFRLLRDIDVTHLEQAHIDLVRRLIRAKTFRRYLINHAYPIAIDGSQKFTRDHLWDENLLERQVGAEDARHTQYFVYVLEASLAFHNGLVIPLLSEFLEYAKGDTKADKQDCERRAFTRLSARIKTLFPRLPILLLLDGLYADGPVMQCCHQYHWQFMIVFKDKDLPTVWEEFHALHAVQPAGCQRDWGERHQRFSWVNAIDYAFSNNTRRHLSLHVVVCEETWETIDEQGARLTKTARHAWLSSQPLSRANAHERCNLGARYRWGIEAGFLVEKHQGYHYEHAFALNWNAMKGYHYLMRLAHLFNTLARFARHLRELYRTLGVRGAIAFIRASCAGPWLDPARMRRLLAQPLQLQLE from the coding sequence ATGAGCAAACCCTGCCGCCGCCTGTCACGCGCGGCCATCAAGGAGCAACGCGCGCACAAGAAACAGCAGGAACAGGCGCTACGCCAACAGCAGCGCCAGGACGGACTGATCCCCCGCGTACCCGCGCCGTTACCCAATCGCTGCTCGGCGTACGCCACGCTCGCCGAGGAACAGCAGGCCCGCGAGGCGGCGGTCAGCGGCCAGGTGCGCGTCCTGCGCCGGGAACTGCCCGCGTTGCTCGCCGCCCTGGGACAGATTCCCGAGCCCCGCAACCCCAAGAAGTGTCGGCATCGGCTCACCGTGCTGCTGCTCTACGGGCTGCTGATGTTCGTCTTTCAGTTCGCCTCCCGGCGCGCGGTCAACCGCGAACTGACGCACCCCCAGTTCGAGGCCAACCTACGGCTCCTGTTCCCCGAACTGGAGACCCTCCCGCACGCCGACACCCTGTTTCGGCTGCTGCGCGACATCGACGTGACCCACCTCGAACAGGCGCACATCGACCTGGTACGCCGCCTGATCCGCGCCAAGACCTTCCGCCGCTACCTGATCAACCACGCCTATCCCATCGCCATCGACGGCTCCCAGAAATTCACCCGTGACCACCTCTGGGATGAGAATCTCCTGGAACGTCAGGTCGGGGCCGAGGACGCGCGCCACACCCAGTACTTCGTCTACGTCCTGGAGGCCAGTCTGGCCTTTCACAACGGGCTGGTGATCCCCTTGCTGAGCGAATTCCTCGAATATGCCAAGGGCGATACCAAGGCCGACAAACAAGACTGCGAACGGCGCGCCTTCACGCGGCTCAGCGCCCGGATCAAGACGCTGTTCCCGCGCCTGCCGATCTTGCTGTTGCTCGACGGTCTCTATGCCGACGGACCGGTGATGCAGTGCTGCCATCAGTACCACTGGCAGTTCATGATCGTTTTCAAGGACAAGGACTTGCCTACGGTCTGGGAGGAATTCCACGCGCTGCACGCGGTGCAGCCAGCGGGTTGTCAGCGCGACTGGGGGGAGCGCCACCAGCGCTTTTCCTGGGTCAACGCGATCGACTATGCCTTCTCAAACAACACGCGCCGCCACCTCAGTCTGCATGTGGTGGTCTGTGAGGAGACCTGGGAGACGATCGATGAACAAGGCGCGCGCCTGACCAAGACCGCGCGCCATGCCTGGCTCTCCAGCCAACCACTCAGCCGCGCTAATGCGCATGAGCGCTGCAACCTAGGGGCCCGTTACCGCTGGGGCATCGAGGCCGGCTTCCTGGTGGAGAAACATCAGGGTTACCACTACGAGCACGCCTTTGCCCTGAACTGGAACGCCATGAAGGGCTATCACTACCTGATGCGCCTGGCGCACCTGTTCAACACCCTGGCACGCTTTGCCCGCCATCTGCGCGAGCTTTATCGCACCCTGGGCGTGCGTGGCGCCATCGCCTTCATCCGCGCGTCCTGTGCCGGCCCCTGGCTCGACCCCGCGCGGATGCGCCGCCTGCTCGCCCAGCCGCTGCAGCTTCAGCTCGAATAA
- a CDS encoding PAS domain S-box protein yields the protein MLLRLAAAVLLSALIGLSSALAGVLTGTGAAQAETGTAAVAAPAPLVVVLASYHQGDAWTDQEVAGLLAGLKSADPALVPMVEYLDTKRFPDPGHLAFLQETLARKYRERPPALVIALDNPAFDLLRTYPQDLFPGVPVVFAGVNGFHPEWLHERPATTGVAEVEDIAGTLELALRLHPGTRRVLVIDDDTASGRAMRRAMQAMVPDLGGRVAVDFAPAVPFAELAGQLAALPPDSLVLILTYVTDAADRVFSREESTHLIAAASPVPVYAMHATRLGHGIVGGLLLDGREHGAQAAALARRVLAGEDPTRVPVELSRSYPEFDDDELRRLRIAATALPPDSRVINRPVTLYAQYRGLVLGALTVLASLSFALLVLTLATLRARRAEAALRQAQERLDLAVQGANLGLYDADFRTGTVRFNECYEHLLGYAPGQLQLTAAGWLELIHPADRSRVEQSATQSRRTRARFEAEYRVRHRAGHWLWVLDRGHAFDWDADGEPRRGAGTLLDITGRKESEERIARLSRLYQTLSDTSQAIVRTPDETELFRQVCDIALRLAGFGLVWIGLADRAHNRVLPVAAAGAAAQSLRTLAIPLDPPPPPGTTLAAAVLAAGASLVSNDWAADQGPGGGGEASAPTGLGAVACLPLRRGGQPVGVLEVGAAGPGYFDAEVMALLEEMAQDLSYALDNLDRSRALAESHALIAAQKAFYEDILGRVQEGILATDAQQRVTYTNPAMTRIAGVSAAAFLGRHALDGFAPETVGELRPLFLQAMEARTPTPWALQLVTPQGRDAWQAGWLLPRFGAAGYLGMICTVRDITAEHTAELALAQQRDQLEATVTARTAALRAAQEEQRLILESSASGLCGLAPDGTISFANPAACRLLGYPAEALVGAALHDLVHHSRPDGSPYPAAQCPMGATLRDGHTVRVDDEVFWRADGQAIPVIYSAHPMVRDTVTVGAVVSFLDITERRRLEERLRRLAGAVEGIAGVRDLAGLAGIVCAAARRLTGADGACLVLRDGETCHYVGEDAIGPLWAGRRFPLDASAAGWVIRHAAPLTLDDIAEDPRVPPDLYEGTFVRGLCVVPVGRTQPLGAIGCYWAQPHRTRDEAVDLAQALADATAVGLANLDLIARLTEARATAEHLAQVKSLFLANMSHEIRTPMNAILGLAHLLHRGTRDPDQHDKLGKIAKAANHLLAILNDILDFSKIEAGKLELEECEVDLAAVLAHAAALVADEARAKGLELAVHLDPALTADPMLRGDPTRLTQLVLNYLVNAVKFTERGTIALEAGIITEGPDARLVRCAVRDTGPGIDPADQGRLFDAFEQLDPSTTRRHGGTGLGLAINRRLAERMGGAVGVQSRPGAGSTFWFTARLGRGARASGGAGDQPSAAAAQATDAAELALRRAHPGARVLLAEDNPINQEVALELLRGAGLHADLAADGAQAVALARAAPYDLILMDMQMPVLDGLEATALIRALPGYAATPILALTANAFGEDRARCLAAGMNDHVGKPVDPAVLFAALLRWLPPGAAPPIPAADAGADPAAGPRAAADTTPQRTAPLARLAAIPGLDTALALRHLAGRVERLAHLLRVFADSHREAPARLRERLDCGDGDGARRIAHGLKGAAATLGATAIQAQALDLELALREARSRAELEPLIERLEETLGALLDALRAALEPGTASEG from the coding sequence GTGTTACTACGGCTCGCGGCAGCGGTCCTGCTCAGTGCGCTCATCGGCCTCTCCAGCGCTCTGGCGGGTGTCTTGACCGGTACCGGCGCGGCCCAGGCCGAAACCGGTACCGCCGCGGTCGCGGCGCCCGCCCCCCTGGTGGTGGTGCTGGCCTCCTACCACCAGGGCGACGCCTGGACGGACCAGGAAGTCGCCGGTCTCCTGGCGGGCCTGAAGTCCGCCGACCCGGCCCTGGTGCCGATGGTCGAGTACCTGGACACCAAGCGCTTCCCCGACCCCGGACACCTGGCGTTCCTGCAGGAAACCCTGGCGCGCAAGTACCGGGAGCGCCCCCCGGCCCTGGTCATCGCCCTCGACAACCCCGCCTTCGACCTGCTGCGGACCTATCCCCAAGACCTGTTTCCCGGTGTCCCCGTGGTCTTTGCCGGGGTCAACGGCTTTCACCCGGAGTGGCTGCACGAGCGCCCGGCAACGACCGGGGTCGCCGAGGTCGAGGACATCGCTGGGACCCTGGAACTGGCGCTGCGCCTGCATCCGGGCACCCGGCGGGTACTGGTGATCGACGACGACACCGCCAGCGGTCGCGCGATGCGCCGCGCGATGCAGGCCATGGTGCCGGATTTGGGCGGGCGCGTGGCGGTCGACTTCGCCCCCGCGGTCCCCTTTGCGGAACTGGCGGGGCAACTCGCCGCCCTGCCCCCGGACAGCCTGGTGCTCATCCTGACCTATGTGACCGATGCGGCGGACCGGGTCTTTTCCCGCGAAGAAAGCACCCACCTGATCGCCGCCGCGAGCCCGGTCCCGGTCTATGCCATGCATGCGACCCGCCTGGGCCACGGCATCGTCGGCGGCCTGCTGCTCGACGGCCGGGAGCACGGCGCCCAGGCGGCGGCCCTGGCGCGGCGGGTGCTGGCCGGGGAGGACCCGACGCGGGTCCCGGTAGAATTGAGCCGCTCCTACCCGGAGTTCGACGACGATGAGCTGCGCCGGCTGCGCATCGCCGCGACCGCCCTGCCGCCGGACAGCCGGGTCATCAATCGCCCCGTGACCCTCTATGCCCAGTACCGCGGACTGGTCCTGGGCGCGTTGACGGTGCTCGCGTCCCTGTCGTTTGCGCTCCTGGTGCTGACCCTGGCGACGTTGCGCGCCCGGCGTGCCGAGGCGGCCCTGCGCCAGGCGCAGGAGCGGCTCGATCTGGCCGTGCAGGGGGCCAATCTGGGGCTCTACGACGCGGACTTCAGGACCGGCACGGTGCGCTTCAACGAGTGCTACGAACACCTCCTGGGCTACGCCCCCGGGCAGTTGCAGTTGACGGCAGCGGGGTGGTTGGAGTTGATCCACCCGGCGGACCGCTCGCGGGTGGAACAGTCGGCAACGCAATCGCGGCGGACCCGGGCACGTTTCGAGGCCGAGTACCGGGTGCGCCACCGGGCCGGACACTGGCTCTGGGTACTCGACCGCGGCCACGCCTTCGACTGGGACGCGGACGGCGAGCCGCGACGCGGGGCCGGCACCCTGCTCGATATCACCGGGCGCAAGGAGTCGGAGGAGCGGATCGCGCGCCTCTCGCGGCTTTACCAGACCTTGAGCGACACCAGTCAGGCGATCGTGCGGACTCCGGACGAGACCGAACTGTTCCGGCAGGTGTGCGACATCGCACTGCGCCTGGCGGGCTTCGGGCTGGTGTGGATCGGGCTCGCGGACCGCGCGCACAACCGCGTGCTCCCGGTCGCGGCGGCAGGCGCGGCGGCGCAGTCACTGCGCACGCTCGCGATCCCGCTCGACCCGCCCCCGCCGCCGGGCACCACCCTGGCCGCCGCCGTGCTCGCGGCCGGCGCGAGCCTGGTCAGCAACGATTGGGCGGCCGACCAGGGGCCTGGGGGCGGCGGGGAAGCGTCCGCGCCGACCGGCCTGGGCGCGGTCGCCTGCCTGCCCCTGCGGCGCGGCGGGCAGCCGGTCGGGGTACTGGAGGTCGGCGCCGCGGGTCCGGGCTATTTCGACGCCGAGGTCATGGCCCTGCTCGAGGAGATGGCCCAGGACCTCTCCTACGCCCTGGACAACCTGGACCGCTCCCGCGCCCTGGCCGAGTCGCACGCACTGATCGCGGCCCAGAAGGCCTTCTACGAGGACATCCTGGGGCGGGTCCAGGAGGGCATCCTGGCGACCGACGCGCAGCAGCGCGTCACCTACACGAACCCGGCCATGACCCGGATCGCGGGGGTGTCGGCCGCGGCCTTTCTCGGGCGCCACGCCCTGGACGGATTTGCGCCGGAGACGGTGGGTGAACTGCGCCCCCTGTTTCTCCAGGCCATGGAAGCGCGCACGCCCACGCCCTGGGCCCTGCAACTCGTGACCCCGCAGGGCCGGGACGCCTGGCAGGCCGGCTGGCTGCTGCCCAGGTTCGGGGCCGCGGGCTACCTGGGGATGATCTGCACCGTCAGGGACATCACCGCGGAACACACGGCGGAGTTGGCCCTGGCGCAACAGCGCGACCAGTTGGAGGCGACCGTCACCGCCCGCACCGCGGCCCTGCGCGCCGCGCAGGAGGAACAACGCCTGATCCTGGAGTCCAGCGCGAGCGGCCTCTGCGGTCTCGCCCCGGACGGCACCATCAGCTTCGCCAATCCGGCCGCCTGCCGCCTCCTGGGTTACCCGGCGGAGGCGTTGGTCGGCGCCGCACTCCACGACCTGGTCCATCATTCCCGGCCGGACGGCAGCCCCTACCCGGCGGCGCAGTGCCCGATGGGTGCCACCCTGCGCGACGGCCACACGGTCAGGGTCGACGACGAGGTCTTCTGGCGGGCGGACGGTCAGGCGATCCCGGTCATCTACTCCGCCCACCCGATGGTCCGGGACACCGTGACCGTCGGCGCCGTGGTGAGCTTTCTCGACATCACCGAGCGGCGGCGCCTGGAGGAGCGGCTGCGCCGGTTGGCCGGCGCGGTGGAGGGCATCGCCGGGGTCCGGGACCTGGCCGGGCTGGCGGGCATCGTGTGCGCCGCGGCGCGTCGGCTCACCGGGGCCGACGGGGCCTGCCTGGTGCTGCGCGACGGGGAAACCTGCCACTATGTCGGCGAGGACGCCATCGGCCCACTCTGGGCCGGCCGCCGCTTCCCCCTGGACGCCAGCGCCGCCGGCTGGGTCATCCGCCACGCCGCGCCCCTCACCCTGGACGACATCGCCGAGGACCCGCGGGTCCCGCCGGACCTCTATGAAGGGACCTTCGTGCGGGGCCTCTGTGTGGTCCCGGTCGGCCGCACCCAACCCCTGGGCGCCATCGGTTGCTATTGGGCGCAACCCCATCGTACCCGCGACGAGGCGGTGGACCTGGCCCAAGCCCTGGCGGACGCGACGGCGGTGGGGCTCGCCAACCTGGATCTCATCGCCCGCCTCACCGAGGCGCGCGCCACGGCCGAGCACCTGGCCCAAGTCAAGAGCCTCTTTCTGGCCAACATGAGCCACGAGATCCGCACCCCCATGAACGCCATCCTGGGGCTCGCCCACCTGCTGCACCGGGGCACCCGGGACCCGGACCAGCACGACAAGCTCGGCAAGATCGCCAAGGCGGCCAACCATCTGCTCGCCATCCTCAACGACATCCTGGACTTCTCCAAGATCGAGGCGGGCAAGCTCGAGTTGGAGGAGTGCGAGGTCGACCTGGCCGCGGTGCTCGCGCACGCCGCCGCGCTGGTGGCGGATGAGGCGCGCGCCAAGGGTCTGGAGTTGGCGGTGCATCTGGACCCCGCCCTGACGGCCGACCCGATGCTGCGCGGGGACCCCACCCGGCTCACCCAACTGGTGCTCAATTATCTCGTCAATGCGGTGAAGTTCACCGAGCGGGGGACCATCGCCCTGGAGGCCGGGATCATCACGGAGGGCCCGGACGCGCGCCTGGTGCGCTGCGCCGTGCGCGACACCGGACCCGGCATCGACCCGGCGGACCAGGGGCGCCTGTTCGACGCCTTCGAGCAGTTGGACCCCTCGACCACCCGCCGCCATGGCGGCACCGGGCTGGGGCTCGCCATCAACCGGCGCCTGGCCGAACGCATGGGCGGGGCCGTCGGGGTCCAGAGCCGGCCCGGGGCGGGCAGTACCTTCTGGTTCACCGCCCGGCTGGGGCGGGGGGCGCGGGCGTCGGGCGGCGCCGGGGACCAGCCGAGCGCCGCCGCGGCACAGGCCACGGACGCGGCGGAGCTGGCCCTGCGCCGCGCGCACCCGGGGGCGCGCGTGCTGCTCGCCGAGGACAACCCCATCAACCAGGAGGTCGCCCTGGAACTGTTGCGCGGGGCCGGGCTCCATGCCGACTTGGCGGCCGACGGCGCGCAGGCCGTGGCGCTGGCGCGGGCAGCCCCCTATGACCTGATCCTCATGGACATGCAGATGCCGGTTCTGGACGGCCTGGAGGCGACCGCGCTGATCCGCGCCCTCCCCGGCTACGCCGCCACCCCGATCCTGGCCCTGACCGCCAACGCCTTCGGCGAAGACCGCGCCCGCTGTCTGGCCGCGGGGATGAACGACCATGTGGGTAAGCCGGTGGACCCGGCCGTGCTGTTCGCCGCCCTGCTGCGCTGGCTGCCGCCCGGGGCGGCCCCGCCAATCCCGGCAGCGGACGCCGGCGCGGACCCGGCGGCCGGGCCCAGAGCGGCGGCCGACACGACGCCGCAGCGCACCGCGCCACTGGCCCGCCTCGCCGCGATCCCCGGCCTGGACACCGCCCTGGCACTGCGCCACCTCGCCGGCCGGGTCGAGCGCCTCGCGCACCTGCTGCGGGTCTTCGCCGACAGCCACCGTGAGGCCCCGGCCCGCCTGCGCGAGCGCCTGGACTGCGGCGACGGCGACGGCGCCCGCCGCATTGCCCACGGCCTCAAGGGCGCCGCCGCCACCCTGGGCGCCACCGCCATCCAGGCCCAGGCGCTGGACCTGGAACTGGCACTGCGCGAGGCGCGCTCGCGCGCCGAGCTGGAGCCCTTGATCGAGCGCCTGGAGGAGACCCTGGGCGCCCTGCTGGACGCGCTGCGCGCCGCCCTTGAGCCAGGGACCGCGTCTGAAGGATGA
- a CDS encoding Druantia anti-phage system protein DruA — MSPGPWVHCGRVFSVEEIAGIRQTVAWLPRLGRRELAATLCEHLQWYTVTGAAKVHACREFLERLEAAGLVALPPLQVARRPRPVPPAPVVAAPMPIHGPLAALGPVRLAPVRADAAAVAQWNAAVARWHPLGYKGAFGYRLRYFITAGEQHLGCLLLAGAARALAVRDHWIGWDAQTRRANQVRVLNNSRFLIFPHVQVPHLASHVLGQLARRVRADWLEHWGFAPLLLETFVDPRHYAGTCYRAAGWELLGETSGSGLARPGRTYHSAPRQVWVKPLSAQWRERLCAASGGTTP; from the coding sequence ATGAGTCCAGGACCGTGGGTGCACTGTGGTCGCGTCTTCAGCGTCGAGGAGATCGCCGGTATCCGCCAGACGGTGGCGTGGCTGCCGCGGTTGGGGCGGCGCGAGTTGGCGGCGACGCTGTGCGAGCATTTGCAGTGGTATACCGTGACGGGGGCGGCGAAGGTTCACGCCTGTCGGGAGTTTCTGGAACGTCTGGAGGCGGCCGGGTTGGTGGCGCTGCCCCCGTTGCAGGTCGCGCGGCGTCCCCGCCCGGTCCCCCCGGCGCCGGTGGTGGCGGCGCCGATGCCGATTCACGGCCCCTTGGCCGCGCTCGGCCCGGTGCGCCTGGCGCCGGTGCGCGCCGACGCCGCGGCGGTGGCGCAATGGAATGCGGCGGTCGCGCGTTGGCACCCCTTGGGCTACAAGGGTGCCTTCGGCTACCGGCTGCGCTACTTCATCACCGCGGGCGAGCAGCACCTGGGCTGCCTCCTGCTGGCGGGCGCGGCGCGCGCGCTGGCGGTGCGTGACCACTGGATCGGGTGGGACGCCCAGACGCGCCGGGCCAACCAGGTGCGGGTGCTCAACAACAGCCGCTTTCTGATCTTTCCCCACGTCCAGGTGCCGCACCTGGCCAGCCATGTGCTGGGACAACTGGCGCGGCGGGTGCGCGCCGATTGGCTCGAACACTGGGGGTTTGCGCCGCTGTTGCTGGAGACCTTCGTCGACCCGCGCCACTACGCCGGCACCTGTTACCGTGCCGCCGGGTGGGAACTGCTGGGGGAGACCAGCGGGAGCGGGCTGGCGCGACCGGGCCGGACCTATCACAGCGCCCCGCGCCAAGTCTGGGTCAAGCCCTTGAGTGCACAGTGGCGCGAGCGCTTGTGCGCCGCGTCCGGGGGGACGACGCCATGA